CGGCGCGCTAAGCAATCAGTTAGAGCATGTTTTGAAAGTATCCCCGAAGGGGATGGCGTCAATAGCCGTGGGCAGCGCCCACGGAAGCCAGGCCGGAAAGTTCCCGACCCTGAAAGGGTCGCCGTTGCCGCAGACGGCGACCCTTTCAGGGTCGGGGCATCAACCGTCCTTAACCGGTGGCCTTCCCGGTGGCGTTGCCACCGGCTATTAACCGAAGCCCTTTCAGGGCTTACCGCTTCTCAAAACACGCTTTTAGGGGCAACTGAAACTTGCTCTAAAAACGCCGCCGCCGTTTCGCCTGCACCCGCCCGCGTCCCGCCCTGCGTATTGATTTCTGGTGGAGGCGAGCCACCGAGCTGATTGTCTAAGGAGGCACCCCGTGGCATATAAAGGCCGGCTTGCGGCAATCATCCTGTTGCTGTGCTGCACCCCCGCGCGCACCCTGTCCGTTCAACAAAACCCCGGCGCCGACGAAAGCGTCATCAAGCTCAACACCCTCTGGGTCAACCTCAACATCAGCGCCACCGACCCGCAGGGCAAGAAAATCACCGAGCTCAGGCGCGAAGATTTCGCCATCTTCGAAAATGGCGTGCGCCAGGAGATCGTTCACTTCGCGCCCGTCGAGGCGCCGGTCAATCTCGTCGTGCTACTTGATCTGAGCGGCAGCATTGATAGCAAGCTGAAAGCCTTGAAGAAAGCCGCCAGCCGCTTCGTTGACATGCTGAAAGAGAATGACCGCATGGCGATAGCGACCTTCACAGGACGCTTCAGGCTGGTCTCAGACTTTACCGGGGATCGGAAGCGTTTGAAAGAGTGCATTGACCACATCAAAGATGCGGGCGGCGACACGGCGCTTTATGATGCCGAGTGGAAGACCTTCGATCTTCTGCGTCAAATCCGCGAGGGACGCAAAGCCATTGTTATGTTGACGGATGGGGTTGATAGCTCGTTTAGCCCCAAAGACGATGGCGGCTCGACGCATACCTTCAACGAGTTATTGATGCGGGCGCTCGAAGAGGATACAACGATCTACCCGATCTACCTCGACACGGAGCAGGAGTGGATTCACCACTACTCTCGTGCCGCCTACGTCGAGGCGCGCGAGCAGTTGCGGACGCTCGCCGTGCAGACCGGCGGCGCTTACTTCATGGCGCGGCGCATCGAAGACCTGGATGGCGTTTATCAACTGGTTGCCGAAGAATTGCACGCGCTCTACAGCCTCGCCTACGCCGCCAAGGATACGCACAGAGACGGGCGCTGGCGGGCCATCAAATTGACGGTCAATCGTGAAGGGATAAAGCTCAATAGCCGGCGCGGCTATTTCGCCAGATAAGCGCCGGTCGGCGCGCCCGAGCCCAGCGGTCAGGCCGACACCGGCGCAACGCCGACGGCGACCTGCAAGCCTTCGATGACGCGGCGCTTGACCTCTTCAAAATCGCCTTCGATGCGGCAGCCGGCGGCGTTCTTGTGGCCGCCGCCGCCGAACATCTCGGCAACTTTGGCGACGTTGATGCGCCCCTTCGAGCGCAGGCTGATGCGATAGACGCCCGGCGCCATCTCCTTGAAAAAGGCCACCGCCCCGACATCGCCGACCGATAGCGCGTGGTTGACGATGCCGT
The Blastocatellia bacterium DNA segment above includes these coding regions:
- a CDS encoding VWA domain-containing protein; this translates as MAYKGRLAAIILLLCCTPARTLSVQQNPGADESVIKLNTLWVNLNISATDPQGKKITELRREDFAIFENGVRQEIVHFAPVEAPVNLVVLLDLSGSIDSKLKALKKAASRFVDMLKENDRMAIATFTGRFRLVSDFTGDRKRLKECIDHIKDAGGDTALYDAEWKTFDLLRQIREGRKAIVMLTDGVDSSFSPKDDGGSTHTFNELLMRALEEDTTIYPIYLDTEQEWIHHYSRAAYVEAREQLRTLAVQTGGAYFMARRIEDLDGVYQLVAEELHALYSLAYAAKDTHRDGRWRAIKLTVNREGIKLNSRRGYFAR